TACAAACGACTGGGGTTTTATAAAACTGCAGTCAAATTCTACAAGGAAGCTCTTGTGTATTGTGAGACTGATTGCAAGGTGTTGCTGGACTTGGCTCGGTTGCACCTCACTCTGGATGAAGTTGATGCGTGCCAGGCGCAATGCTGCCTCATTCTGAAGAATGACCAGTTTAATGTGGACGCAACTATGATGATGGCTGACACCATGTTAAGGAAGCAGGACTATGAACAGGCTGTTTCCCAATGTCAAAAACTTGTAAAGGGGAAACCAGACAACTACCAAAGTCTGTCATGTCTTATCGACGTGTTGAGGAGGGCTGGGAAGTTGGAAGAAGTGCCCAGATTTCTTGATATGGCAGAAAAAAAATCTTCCACGACTGAGTTTGACCCTGGGTTGAACTACTGCAAGGGACTTTATCTTTGGTATACAGGAGAACTTAATGATGCCCTACACCATTTTAATAAAGCTCGGACAGACAACGATTGGGGTCAACACGCTATGTACAACATGGCGGAAATTTACCTTAACCCTGACTATGACCCCATGGGAGAACAGATGGTTGGGAATCTAGATAGTGAAATGAAGAACTCCACAAAGAAGCAGGAAGTACAGCTCCTTGCTATAAGAACAGCTAGGAAACTGCTGAAGGAGTTAAAGCCTAAGACACCATGCGGACACCTACAGCTCCGCATCCTGGAGAACTACTGCCTTCTGGCAACCAAAAAGAAGGCCAACATGGAAATAGCCCTCAAAGATTTCATGGAGATTGCCAAAAAGGAGAAAGACAACGTCCCAGCACTGTTGGCCGTAGCGACTGCTCATATGATGCTCAAAGATCATCTGCGGGCCAGGAACCAGCTCAAACCCTTAGCTCAGATGAAGTGGAGCCTAGTTGATGCCGATGAGTTTGAAAAGAGCTGGTTGCTCCTGGCAGACATCTATATCCATTCAGGGAGGTATGACTTGGCGAGGGACCTGCTGAAGAGATGCCTCAAGCATAACAAGTCATGCAGTAAAGCTTATGAATATCTGGGCTATATGATGGAAAAAGATGGAAAATTCCATGATGCAGCACAAAACTATGAACTGGCTTGGAAATATGGGATTCAGACTAGCCCATCTATTGGATACAAGCTTGCTCTCAACTACTTAAAGGCAAAGAGGCATGACAATGCCATACATGTGTGTCATAAGGTTCTGGCCGCTCATCCAAATTATACAAAAATTAGAGAGGACATCCTGGACAAAACTGATACTTCTCTGAGATTTAAGAGTTAGGCCTGTGTCTGTTTCtcagtcatcatcatcagtttAACCCTTACATACTGTTTGGGTCAAATTTGTCCCGATGAGACATTTGACAGCAGTAAAAATACCCTAAATATCTTCTTTTAACCTGAAACTTGTATATATTCATTATACTTTTCGTAGAGGTGATATAAATGTTTGTACATTGAGGTTGTTCCAGGTAAAAAAACGTAATTGGATTAATACggttttaatgtttgttataaataacaataaatcccAACAGTTCCTGTTTCTTGCAATTCTCGCtttcaataaaatatgttcaaaaCGTTATGGCTGTACAGATTGTATGTCTTAGGTAAAACAGGACATGATAATGTGAgatgtttttcaaaaaaaataatgCTGAAACATTAATAAGGATTAATCATCCATTTATCAATGTCAGGCTATTTATACCTGCGCTGGAGATGGGCATTTCAGCCACTTTTAATCTCAGTTTCCCCGGTGCCTTGATATcgcaaacaaagtaaaaaatgtagCGTGTTTTCCAAGCTTTCTACTTCTGCTTCTTTAACtgcttttaattcaaattttaacACAGGATATGCAGGAACGCTAAAGCTAACACGGACAAAATGCCTGTAAGTTTTTTAAGTTCCCTGCTCCGCGTGTTGTGTTTGTCCCTGCGCAGTGATGTCGGCTGTCTGTGTTGTTAACTGTCGACTTCTCACCGAAGCGAAGCCTCGGGGTTGTGTTGTTGACGCGTAGCAGCCGCAGCACATGGGGCTACGTGAAGTTAGCTAACGGAGCTGCGTGAGACACGGGAGGCGTCTATTTGCTGAAACACAGCGGTACCAAAGGCGTGTGCGACAGAGGGGGCCAAGAAGCAGTCCGCACCCGAAGCTTTTAGACAAGACCCTCCTGTGTTTTAACCGGATGATTTACTTCTTTTACTAACACTTATATTTGTTTTGGGAAAGGGAGAAAATACAGTGTGTGCTCATCTGTGACTTGTCATCATTGCTTCAACAtgagttgaaaaacaaaaccaatgaCCTCTTACCTCGAGAGGAAGAAGTAGTCATCTTTATAAACCGTATATAACGTGAGACAGGACAAAAGTACTTGGTACATTACAAATACACTAAAAACCACTGTTATACTTTTATCTGACCAACCGGGTCTGGATGTCCTGACAACTGTTAAGTGTCCTCTGATTTGTATTTGTCGTTGACTTCAGTTAAACTCCTACTTTATGGATGTGAAGTGTCCAGGTGAGTAATGACAGACTAGATTCAGGTCAACATGGTCTCACGAAACGGTTCGTAAGATATCGTACTAAAGATGCAATGTACAAATATCCGTACAGATATGACGAAATGCTCCAAACGACCAGTGCGCCTGCGCAGACCTCTGCCGTGCTCTCGCTCTGCGGTGCTCTGATAAAGCaacatggcggagattgctGTATTCTTTTTTGGAAAACGCTATGTTTAagcaatgtttcttaataaaaatgtgttttgaagatatttatggcgagatatgtgtgtttcagtttcaatattttcattcagtgACCTTCTACGATGTTTGGTTTGTTCGTTATTCCGAAGAGTTTCTGTCGTATCTAAGAGGGTTGCTATGGACGCTTTTGTAGCTCCTTGCCGTCAAACCGGAACACTTTGTAAATTGCCCCCGTTACGTTACTATCTTTTCATATAGTGCAAGGCATCGGTAGAAGAAGGACACACAAGATGTGTATTTAATCAGGACAAAatgcctttttattttcctcgcCCTGTAAATTCCTCGCTCTACAGCACATAACCACGTCCGTAACAAGAGCCATGCGCCGGAAGTTGCGTCATTCtccttcgccccccccccccccccccacactgccTCGCGCCGGATGTTGATTTATTCTTCTCCTTCACCTACCGCACCTTACCTGTCCCTTGCTCCTACTCCGACCTCAACCAAGTCctttatagataaaaaaaaacgagCCAACATCTGTCCTTtgtcctctctctttgtgtgagacagtgtgtctcatttgtttgtatgtgtttgtgtgtggtttttatttgtctgtctccctgtaAGACCTGTTACCCCAATTTCAGTGGCATACTAAGTCTCTGGTAAGTAGTTCGTGGCTTGTTTAGGCAATATGTCATCACTACAGGATGCAGAGGCTCATCttgaagagatggagaaggcAGCACTATCTATGATCAAGGAGCTCAACGCAACACTGGTATTGTAACACTTTCGATACACTTTccattttcctgttttctttaaaGGATTTGCTATGCCAGTCTatatggttttattttctttaattcgATTTTTGTCCTTCTTAGTCAcctaagaaaaagagaaaatcaaaaccaaaaccaaaacctTTTGTTCGATGGAGGAAACGGGACAAAGACGGCAACATTGTTGCCCAAAGACGCAAGTCCCCCTCATCAAACTCATGTGGTTAGTTCAATACTCGAATTGGCATGCTGCACAAACTATTCGCTGAGAGAAAATTGCTGGTGATTGTTGTGAAATATTGCACAATAACAAAGGTATGCCATAATTAAGCAGAGTATCTTCTAACGCAAACAGAAGTGTTTACATCTCAATACAACCTAAACATCTTCTCCTCACTCTTCAACAAATGCGACCAAGGGCCACACTTTGGCTTGGTATGAAATACTGaaacattgtatttatttttttatcagggACCATTcacattaacaaacacattttaactcCGCTATTTCCAAGAGTAACATTAATATACTGTACTGTGAACTCTGCCATtatgtctgtctatgttttGTTGTCATATACTATGACAACTGAAATAGTAACCTGACCAAACCTATAAACAGCAAAGAGATCCACAGACAAGGGCAGTTCCATTGAGAACTAATAAGATTAGTAGTGATTGACATTAAAACTGCAATGAAATGTTGGCATACTTCACATTAAACTTTCTCTTCTTAGCGAAACGGGTCAGATCATCCACTCCCAGTGTTCCTGAGGGGGTTTCTGCACAGATGCCCGATGACCAAGAGGAAGGACTTGGTAAGTGACGATAgtttctatatttatatttctgtgcCATGTTTGATTGGCAAACAAATTTGATGGCCCAGCTCATACTTTTCCTTATATACACCATTTTCTCTTCCTGAAACAGAGAATGCACTAAAAGAACTTGAGAGTCTTCTCAGTGTTTCACACGATGACACCGATGTCGTTATTGATGCCAGCACACCAACAACAGCCAGCGACTGGAAGACTCGAAACATCTTCTCGTCAGAGAGATGGAAGGAAGCCAGACAACAGCTTGTGGACAATATGCTCAGAGCAAACTGCATCAAACCACAGCTCTGTCAGAGATGCTTAAAGAAGGACGCCACAATCAGATGCGCTGAATGCATGCCCATGCAATACTACTGCTGTGATTGTGACATTAGCCATCATCAGTCCCAAGCACTTCACAATCGGGCATCCAGGATTCATGGCTTCCACAAGCCACTGCCGCCAACAGTTGTGGTGAAAGATGATGCTGACGGGCACTATTCTCATCACATATgtggtaaataaatatattttcttttctttttaaaaacacaaatctatttatttatgtttttaatctctTTTCCCTTAGTAAGAATATTGCCAATGGAAATGCCAGACCATATTTGTGAATGCCCTCCAGAGAGTCTAAATGTTGTTCCAGGGAGACCTATAGTCTTCATAAACATGAAAGGTAACTCATTAGCATGAACATTCCATACTGTCAGACAAGTTTAGGCTTTTGAGCACCTTTTCTTTATATTCTTATCAGAGAATAtaacaagttttgttttttaccaagGGCGATATGATCTGAACCTCCCAGAGCTGCGGTGTGGAAGCTGCTGTGCTAGCTGGAAACCAGAGCTCAAAGATGTACAAGTTAGCGGCTACTGGCCGGCCACAATAAATTTTTACACACTTTATGATGTAGCCATATTTCAAGGGTTCAAGGAAATGAAGCTGGTTGCTCCAGGGAATTCTCGCTTGAGCTTTATGAGAATGCTCGATGCACAAACAACAGAGTGTGGCAGGGTGGGTTGGCATATATTATATGTTTACAATATTTATCAATGTCTCCTTATAATTCTGCATACGTATAACTTAAATTGTAATGGATATTTCAACAGACTGGTAAAGTGTGTTCTGACACATTCTACAAGAGCTTCATGGAGTGGGTGATAAGCTCTTACGAGGTGAACAAATTGTGTTCGGAGCAGCCGTTCATCTGCCCAGCCTGTTGTCCACAAATGCTGGCTGTGTCCGTCGATGGAAACAGGAAGCACTACCGCTTCAAA
Above is a genomic segment from Pleuronectes platessa chromosome 7, fPlePla1.1, whole genome shotgun sequence containing:
- the LOC128444819 gene encoding uncharacterized protein LOC128444819 isoform X2; protein product: MSSLQDAEAHLEEMEKAALSMIKELNATLSPKKKRKSKPKPKPFVRWRKRDKDGNIVAQRRKSPSSNSCAKRVRSSTPSVPEGVSAQMPDDQEEGLENALKELESLLSVSHDDTDVVIDASTPTTASDWKTRNIFSSERWKEARQQLVDNMLRANCIKPQLCQRCLKKDATIRCAECMPMQYYCCDCDISHHQSQALHNRASRIHGFHKPLPPTVVVKDDADGHYSHHICVRILPMEMPDHICECPPESLNVVPGRPIVFINMKGRYDLNLPELRCGSCCASWKPELKDVQVSGYWPATINFYTLYDVAIFQGFKEMKLVAPGNSRLSFMRMLDAQTTECGRTGKVCSDTFYKSFMEWVISSYEVNKLCSEQPFICPACCPQMLAVSVDGNRKHYRFKKDGCTDEAGYFEGVLLCKDDEVAAFVEDIQRRTKHVPGKGVCGRSQLNAAKETSKRSSSSLDEQGIEVAVCRHGIILRALNMFRGEIFAYPMFLQKEVSAISPPTFFCMDVICKYWPYISRICEAYPEYHHLTTMKPFLSVLHAKAHGM
- the LOC128444819 gene encoding uncharacterized protein LOC128444819 isoform X1: MSSLQDAEAHLEEMEKAALSMIKELNATLSPKKKRKSKPKPKPFVRWRKRDKDGNIVAQRRKSPSSNSCAKRVRSSTPSVPEGVSAQMPDDQEEGLENALKELESLLSVSHDDTDVVIDASTPTTASDWKTRNIFSSERWKEARQQLVDNMLRANCIKPQLCQRCLKKDATIRCAECMPMQYYCCDCDISHHQSQALHNRASRIHGFHKPLPPTVVVKDDADGHYSHHICVRILPMEMPDHICECPPESLNVVPGRPIVFINMKGRYDLNLPELRCGSCCASWKPELKDVQVSGYWPATINFYTLYDVAIFQGFKEMKLVAPGNSRLSFMRMLDAQTTECGRTGKVCSDTFYKSFMEWVISSYEVNKLCSEQPFICPACCPQMLAVSVDGNRKHYRFKKDGCTDEAGYFEGVLLCKDDEVAAFVEDIQRRTKHVPGKGVCGRSQLNAAKETSKRSSSSLDEQGIEVAVCRHGIILRALNMFRGEIFAYPMFLQKEVSAISPPTFFCMDVICKYWPYISRICEAYPEYHHLTTMKPFLSVLHAKAHDKMGRRKSGWSWFHLGRGGGNGQLLPLQDCHKHQVYGKRSPHRHADCPDHGLAQKEGEKHVQYLMLQIS
- the LOC128444819 gene encoding uncharacterized protein LOC128444819 isoform X3; protein product: MSSLQDAEAHLEEMEKAALSMIKELNATLSPKKKRKSKPKPKPFVRWRKRDKDGNIVAQRRKSPSSNSCAKRVRSSTPSVPEGVSAQMPDDQEEGLENALKELESLLSVSHDDTDVVIDASTPTTASDWKTRNIFSSERWKEARQQLVDNMLRANCIKPQLCQRCLKKDATIRCAECMPMQYYCCDCDISHHQSQALHNRASRIHGFHKPLPPTVVVKDDADGHYSHHICVRILPMEMPDHICECPPESLNVVPGRPIVFINMKGRYDLNLPELRCGSCCASWKPELKDVQVSGYWPATINFYTLYDVAIFQGFKEMKLVAPGNSRLSFMRMLDAQTTECGRTGKVCSDTFYKSFMEWVISSYEVNKLCSEQPFICPACCPQMLAVSVDGNRKHYRFKKDGCTDEAGYFEGVLLCKDDEVAAFVEDIQRRTKHVPGKGVCGRSQLNAAKETSKRSSSSLDEQG